The Cryptomeria japonica chromosome 6, Sugi_1.0, whole genome shotgun sequence genomic interval ATGAACTAGCTGAgggcattcacagcataacagatatctggtctagtattgactagatacatcaaggatccaatcaactgcctgtactcagatggatttgcaaaatcagagttagctgcagaaaaacttaacttctttaagttagatttcataggagtagacataggtttacagtccatcattctaaatcttttcaaaatatcaatagtgtactttccttgacttagaaaaatttcattggatttttgccatacttctaaccctaggaagtaatgcattagacctaaatccttcattccaaattttgaggctaattctttcttacatctcatgattaatttattttcaccaatgagaaataaatcatccacatacaaaactagaataagcatatcatcattacataTCTTCAAGTAAAggttagcatcagcatcattcttacgaaatcctaagcttagtaagtacttatcaattctttcataccaagcacgaggagcctgtttgagcccatataaggctttcttcaacctgcaaacatgagaatctcttttatggattacataaccttctggttgctcaataacaccattgaggaaggctgtcttaacgtccatttgatgcagctcccaacctttagctgcagcaatagctattataaatcttgttgacgtgttttttatgaccacgtctaacacagaataaagtcaccaacggtcaccttatcctctcttgatcaagattagtctgTATGCTAGGATTACTTAAAGTTCAAACAGCTAATttccaaggttccttcagtgcgtggatgcaactcagttgtttgatgggtttgctgataacccaaggggccttacatatGTTGAAGAAAACTTATGCAAGCTCAAAGATTTCTGTACAAGAAATTTGCAGTGAAGGCTCTAATTTTGAATCTTTTGGGTTTTGaattatgcagaaagtaaataggaatagggcAGAGGAAAACTAGACTAAaagtaatctaatcctatgaacaagGAGACAAGATAATTTGCGCAAAATCCAACTATGCTTTTCTTTGCCGGTaatgcacaactacacgaaggcggtgcaatcttcaaagggtgtgttAAAGATTTTCAGATTattaagagaaaccatcaaatcgaacaatctctTTTGATAATCAaagttaaacatacacatataaccgaggctcaggctaactttgcacggtatacaacaatcagctgcacaccaaaagtatgagcacgaattttgcaacaagcgatcctatcaaatccagttcgtctaacaacatgaaaacaaatctaatctatgaagagaatgagaccatgcaagctccaaaacaacacaagaacacaccaacaattgaacaatgtattaagtgtttgcttcaaaaactcttagcaacaatctctgacaaTAGTCTCTcctccttacaaatgagggggtcacccccttatataagcctcaagccatgattacatgcaaaatcctaattagggtttgccctaaagattccTCACttaaggtgcaacaaggtgggaatctcaaATCAATAACCcctcatgcccatatacaattaattcaaaagtactaAAATAGCACCCACTAGCACATTAAGCGTGCCCCATGATGTTAATTATGCTCAGAATATAACCAACGCcatcataaatgcccatcattctcctAGTGACAGCGACATGCACGGAGAATCtgtcataatgccataaatgtgacggtTACATacaaagagatgcttcattaattcaacatctgtTGACTCGGCTGCCACTTGGTGGAAAAAACCCTGGAGAGAGAAAACTCCAAGAGGGAGAATCTCTGACTTTGGAagtattttcttgaagtttttgaacttgccttgctctggaaaagattttcaatgatttttcaacatctcctattttttaggaattttgcacaaattagggtttcaagtctaggaggaagagaattctcctccgaatccaaatctgtaaaacttttgcaatttggatgtgatttgatgctcgagaatggatttttcaaatttttccctagGGGGGAATTTCTTGTTATGAaagaattctcctttggaaagaaatttgttccttaccttgaggaaggaaattcttcataccttagccaatttttatgatttccaagaactatgtccttaaggaagaaatttcaaacactcagtcaatttttcacctttcctggaatttcttcttctttggtgcaattcttccccgatgaaggaattcatctcttTATGCACTGTTCATTTTGGCGCCCTCCACAAGGTCGGGGCGGAAATTCctcctgaggaaggaattcattgttttgtgaattgtccatgtcttcttttcaacatccctattttttagggatcctcctaaaatttaggagccaggttcattggatggagaatttcatcccgattccgaatctataaaattttccatactccgtcgagatttggtgtctaaaaaatagcaaattcaaaaatttgctcgaggggaatttttctttttattcctccttgactccttggattccatgccttaggcgccttaggcaaaatttcaacttttagcttgggtggaattttgctaatgccaaggattcatggatttttccctcTGTCCTTGACTTCTTCATTTTGGCGCTTGATTGCAGACTTGGGCGAAATTTTGCTAATGccagggattcatggatttttccctctgtccttgccttcttcattttggcGCCTGACCGCAGACTTGGGCCGAATTTTGCTAATGCtagggattcatggatttttccctttgtccttgccttcttcattttggcGCCTGACTACAGACTTGGGCGGAAGTTTGCTAATGCCAGGAATTCATGGATTTTTCCCTCtatccttgccttcttcattttggcGCCTGGCTGCAGACTTGGGCACAATTTTGCTCTGGCCAAGGATTCACAGATTTTCCTTCTGTCCATGGGAATCCCAATTTTGGCACCTAACTCCACATTTGGGCGGATTTTTGCTTTGGCCATGGATTCACAGATTTTCATCATTTAATCTCccagacttagaatattttgacctCCTGTGACTTTGAAGTGTTTTCCCGAGCTTTCCATTTTAGGAATGGATTTCCAGCACTTGACCCATTTCTGGCTCTCTTTGTCTACTGTTTGACTTTCCGGAGTTAGAAATGTCTGCGAACGTCTGATCCTTGTCGCCTTGTCTGACTGACCCTGCCAGTaatgactttccaaaaatagaaaccttcaaggTGTCAGCGTTAGATCCCTAGACAAGGtgcaggaatgacttactataaatagaaacttactaaaaatagaaagttgctccgtttgggctcaaattttactgggaggtcacTTGAAAGGTCCTGATTCCAATCGTATGCTCAGTTTTCCcgaaaccctaacaggaacccctaaaatctaggacaaaaggcagaaaccctaaaaaaggACAAAATGGGCCCTAGACTTCATAAAATTCGTTCGACAAAGAAGTAGATTAACTCTAACTGACCCCCGAACATCCGCAAAGTGCAAAGATTGAAGAGATTGCtaccaacacacaaaaaaaaaccaagaccaaacgaccaaaagggcctaaaagctagggggtccctatctgggatagggtgatgtgtgattaggtcacaacatatctaatagaagtatatctagcaacaggagcgaatgtttcctcataatctattccttccttttgagaaaaaccacgagctacaaatctagctttatatttttcaatactaccagcagcattatgcttaattttaaataaccatttagaagaaacaacagacttacctttgggtctgggtacaatgtcccaaacatcattcttgatgatagactcaTACTCTTCgtccatggctaatttccaagcatgatgactcatagcttcttcaacatcgtgaggttcagactcaatgatgTTACACATTACAGAAATGTAGTTGGCATGATTTTGAGGTCTCTTGCTATCTctgaaggttcctctgggagcagcaaatccttcagcatcttgaatagtgtttctaacccaaagtggcctcttCTTGTTGACCACAATATCCTTAGGTATATCTATAGAGTCCATGGGTTCTGCTGGATCATCCTGAACTTCCTGATTTGGGAGGTCAATGGACTCCTTCtgtatctcagggttagtatcaacatttgattcttgattttcaatcacaatataatcattatcagataatgaacctttaaatcttttgaatgcaatatcttcttcaaaagttacatctctacttacctcaacatacctttgacctgaaatgtagatcctaaaggctttggaagattcactgtatcctactaagatgcctttctttccagagggatccaacttggttcgtttttctttaggcacataaACATACACAGGGCTCCCGAAGATCCTTAAGTGGTTGACGTCAGGTTTGATtcttgtaaaggcttcttcaggggttacATTCTTTGTAGcatgatgaggacatctattctgaatgcaAACTGTTGTTTTGGATGCCTCCGCCCATAGGAAGggttgcaggtcttgatcatgaatcatggctcttgcagcttcaacaatggtcctgttctttctttcagcaactccattttgttgaggattgtagggaacatagaactccctcttaattcctgtctcAATACAGAAATCACAAAAAACTACCTGAGGTGTACTCACCTtcattgtcagaccttaaacatttaattcgttTTCCAGTAGTATTTTCAaccaaggctttgaattctttaaatctatttaagacttcttcagactctttagatttaagaaagtaaatccattttttcctagagaaatcatctatgaagataacataataaaggaaaccgctaggagatgctatagacataggaccacataaatttgaatgaataagttctaacttttctttagccctactatcacttttatgaaaagggttcttcacattcttacccattgcacaacctttacaagcatcatcatgagataaactaagtttaggcatacctttaaccattttaccaagagtgggaagagcttgaaagtgtagatgtccaagtcttctatgccatagctcgaatgattcaggggcctcatgaatgagagcttgaattgggttagctgcaagcttatacaaactatcacatctatttccaataacacgagcagttttgaaactagatttcttagaccaagcaagtactttcccttcagaaaatgctatttgcaaacccttatcttctaaagcagaaatggaaataagatttcttttaattccaagtacaaaaagaatatcactgagttgtaaggaaataccagaatctagttttaaagaggtagtaccagaaccttttaccgaatatcgagcatcatcaccgattaccacatgaaggttggtatCCTTTTCTATCAAATCTGAAAGATGCTCACTGtaacctgagatgtgtctggaggcaccactgtcaattatccaagtATCACTGTCCATAGGAACGTTGCTTGATAGAACAGAAATAAGAAGATAGTCCTCATTTTGTTCAGCAACTTCATTTAAATTGGCTTCCCTTTCCTTAGGATCATTCTAACAATCtctagcatagtgaccatacttatcacatctgaaacaACGAATAtgggaggaatctcttgacttcttccttggatcataggaggaggatctaaaatctttgcttctcttttctttcttccaatgccAGCTATGagaacatgattatcatctttgtgagagttcttgagttttcctattacctcaattcgagattcctcttcaatgcaatcaaattgaagacgctcaaagttgggacattcagctcttccaccaatgctacgaatgaatggttcccattcatcaggtagaccatttaatgcaatcatgacaagatctttatctgaaatttggcaatcaagagtacttagcttgtcctttagttcattgatcttcatgaagtaggtcatgattgagtcttcttctttcattttgatgTGAAGTAGCTACTGCCTTAAAGCAAGAGCCTTGttgaggttgttgacttcatacatcccttccaagtgtttgatcatttccctggcaaaagcaaattttgatatgacggtgacaagatgattcttgactgattcaattatgatcttcctagccttgagAGAGTCTTTCTTGAACTGCTTCAGTTCTTCAGCGTCTTCAGGAGGGGatagcctttcttcttctacaaatttaaGCAGTTCATTCTCTTCGAGAATCAATAAAATAcagactttccaagcagcaaagtcaagggctccatcaagtctatcttcagccctcaaacctgacattttaatctgaaaacaaacaacaACTAGATGCAACAAATAATTTACTGAAATCTGAAATTAGTaaaaccttagctctgataccatgttaattttgtgaCTCAGACCAGCAATCAGACTTCCAGTATTTAATTATTTGCTAACATTAAGTAAACTATAAACAAGTaaatgaaagagagaaagcaagtgcacaagagaccaacacaattaccctgggaaaacctccaaggaggaaaaacctagcactaaagacccacaagtcagattatgtattcactcttgaattgtaacaatacaatacttagctggAACCTTCAACCTCTTATCAGATCTGCTCCTTTTGTCATATCAAATCTGCACTTCTAATTTCACCAAGTCTGCACCAAGTCTGCTCTTTAATGCAACTCTCTAACAGAAATTAGGAACACCAAAATAGTTGTCTTCCTTGAATAAGTTCGCCCAGTTCACTTCTTAATTTCACACACCAAGTAGCAGAAGAATTTCGCTGATTGcatgaatgaatgattgatttgatcTTGGAAAATTATCTTATTTGTATGGCAAATAACTTTCAAGTCGGCCTTAATTAGAATTTAAGTTTGGCGCCAAAATGGTTTTGGAGTGGCATGTCATTATAGGGCAGGCCCTGTTTAGGGGCACGCTACCCTCTTTAGGTCCAGCCCTACACATTAACCTTGAAAGGGGAGGCCTAGCCCTTTAGGGGTTCGTATGTCCCCTTTCCTAGTTACAAACAATATATTCAACTAAATTTTGGAATCTCTCTTCAATTGACAGGCATATTATTTGTACTAGGTATCAAGCGAAATTTGGTTTCCATTTCAGCTCTTGAAGACAAAGGGTACCGAAATACCTTCATGGATGGTAAAGTTCTAGCATGGCCTAAGAactcaaatataaagaaatctcaCACCATAGGAatttgacatggatgcctatacaaGCTTTGCACTCCTCCTTCTCAAGCCTTAATTCATGAATCTTCTACTACAAGTGAaatatggcatagaagattagggcacCTATACTTTCAAGCATTGTCTTCCATAGAGAAAATTGTGACAGGTTTACCTAAACTAAAAcaagatcatgaaggaacttgcaaaagGTGTGCCTTAGGGAAGAATAAAAAGGGCACCTTCCATAGTAGTGAAaatatggaagaggatcatgcatctgagattcagagggagataCATGAAGATAATTATTACAATAAACCTATGGATCCTGTTAACGAACCCAGAGACTCTACTATAAATCgtaaaagacctctatgggctagAAAAATGATTGAGGAAACAAAAAATTATGCAGCTCCAAAAGGAACATTCAAAGAAAGCAACAGACCAAATAGATACTCcggctatgttgctcttatgagtGAAATCATCAAGCCTGAACCTTCTAGTGTTTAGGAAGCACTccaacatcaagtttggaaagatgccatgACAGAAAAATATCAATCcatactcaagaatgatgtctgggacattgtacctagacctaaagacaaatcagttgtctcttaaaaatggctcttcaaaattaaACATTCagtagatggaagcattgaaaaatataaagcaagATTTGTtgccagagggttctcacaaaaggaaggaatcgtttatgaagaaacatttgctcttgttgctTGCTACTCCTCTGTCAGGGCTGTGATTGCTATCGCCGCATCAAAAGGATGGaagattcaccaaatggatgtgaagactgtTTTCCTTAATGGCATTATAGAAGAGGAAGTGTACttagaacaactagaaggatttgcgGTTCATGATAATGCTTCccatgtttgcaaattgaagaaagctctatatggccttaaacaagctcctcgagcatgGTATGAGAGGATAGACAATTACCTCTCCAAGTTAGGattctccaaaaatgatgcagatcctaacctCTACTTCAAGGTAATAAATGGTGATAtgataattcttattctttatgtttaTGATTTGTTGATCACAAGAGAAGACCACCTCATCACCAAGTGTAAACAAGATCTTGCATccgaatttgatatgaaagacttaggTCTCATTCACTACTTCCTTGGTTTAGAAGTATGGCAGCAGGGTAATTGCAttatcctaaatcaaggaaaatatactattgacaTCTTGAAAAGATCCGGGATGATGGACTGCAAGCCtatgtctacacctatggagacaaacTTACATAAGCTAAAAGAAACAGCTGCAGACTCGGAGTTAGCAGATTCTACTCTCTATCGACAGATGATTGGGTCATTGATGTACTTGGTCAACACTAGACCAAATATTTGTTATGCAACAAATGCACTcggtcagtttatgtgtgaacccaAACAATTACACTTAGTTGCAGCTAAACACATTCTGAGGTACCTGCGAGGCACAATTGGACTTGGATTGAAGTATGACAATGTAGATCTAAATTTGCATGgatatactaactcagattgggctagaagtgtagTTGATCGTAAAAGTACTTCAAGGTGTTGCTCCAGCCTAGGATCAGCCATGATTTCCTGGTGTAGCCAGAAACGGTCTTCAGTTGCATAGAGTTCCACCAAAGCCGAGTACATTGCAGCATCTATGGGGGCTCGAGAAGCAGTATGGTTAAGAAAActtcttgtaggattgtttggacaatccttgGATCCCACAATCATCCACTATGATAACCAGAGTTGCATAaagctttcagtgaatccagttttccatgacagatcaaagcacattgagatcccttaccattatgttagagacatggtggagagAAATGTTATCCAGCTAAGATATATTAGTATAGATGAACAAACATCAGACATTCTAACCAAGCCTCTCTCCAAAACAAAGGTGGAATACTTgagaggtaagcttggtatgattAAAATGTAATTTTCTTGAGATTGAATCTCAACAATATAATATTATTGTTCTAATATTtaaaagatgtttaatgtgtaaactcttttgtCATGTCTGTGATTACATGACTTCATGGAACCCTGTGAACATCTTGAAAGGTGATGATCTTTCAATGATGTACACTTGTTCTTATGGttactattgtaaggtgacgactttacaATAGTTAAACCTTACTATCATGacggatatcatgtgacttgatatctgtggacatgtcatgatagttcaTATCTCTTAAGCAATATTAATTAAGTTGTGAGTAACCAAAATAAGTTATATTACTGAGATAttttcatggtggatattatgtgacaATATCCGTGGATATGCCATGAGCGGATATCCTTATTATAGGCATCATGTGACTTAATGCCTGTGCACATATCATAAGGGATATTGTGAGTATGGcaaatatcatgtgacttgatattcgTGGACATGTCATTACTCCTGATATCACATTGAGGtaatatctctctcactcatataTGAATCCATTGTGTTTAATTCAGGATAGtaatcatcctccctagctaagagggagtgttaatgattTGTAGCTTCGGTCGGATTACTCCTATCGATGAAATCAAATGCataagtggcctatcggccttgaGCATTTGATTACTATCTTTTCTTTGTATTTCACTATGATTATTGATTATCAtaatacatgaataataatagTAAGATaactatcatgtatatatatatatttaatattgtacatgtatattatatatacatatatacatgattGAAATATAACCATTGTTAATCTTGCTAATGATGTAAATCATGTTGTTATTCAtactatttaataataataatcatgctGACAATACTTATCGCATTGTTGATAATAATTCATACATCGATATTGAGTATCGATATCCATACTAATAATATCGATATCATACTATGCTATCAATGACAGCATACTATGATACCGATATCATTAGTAATGCCTTGATGTAACTACAGTTCAATAATGTGTATCGACCTTAATTATATTGCAATGTGTATCGAACTTAATTATTCACAATGTGTATCGATGTTAGTCATTGATAATAAACAGCCAATAACAATTCGTGGACATGTCTACGTAGAGGCACGTCTCTACGCGGACTATGTTCACGTAGAGACATGTCCCTACAGAGACATGTCTCCACGTTGTTGTATATATAAAACCGATTCAATATGACTTGGGAGGTACCGAAATCAATAAGTGTCGAACAAGTTACAGCAAAATATATATTTTGGAATCGTTGGATTAAACATTTATCAGCAGCATTATATATACCATTATGATCTGCAttaatgttggttgaaaattttgttcacttggggaaatatacaaaattgtggtttcaaccacagcacacgagtaaaaactctcctaattaagggaaggctccccctatctaactacaactttgaaaataaaataggatgggacaacaatctttcttcttttttcaagaaagacaatatccttttctcttcacagaaaatgatatgattgaatatgaacagcagtaaccactttcaagtgaaatgagagaaaggaaatgaagtttcctgaaagcgcaaagacttccgtcacttcctttgggacgggacagcaatatcaagctcaaagacttgactattggaagtcctatctaccatttgctatactaaattttacaatgaataaaaaacAACAGCTCAAaaactggaataatctattctttcaacacagaGACAAGTTTTTATGCAAGCTcgaagacttgctgctatttcttatcaaacagtaatttttcctcaataatagacgcaagctcaaagacttgctgctccttctacaaattttcctattttaattaatcttctctacttgcagctcaaagacttcaaatcagattggactaagctcctttagaaacactttgcatagaagaaataaaaagattcaaactcaaacatgtagcttaaagactcaaaacttgagtaatccttctttattattcttcaaaaccttcaattcacatacagaagctcaaagacttcttgctgaaaatttggcagagtttttgattgctttccaaaagataaaaattacaatagacccttcAAGCATTTATAGAaaaggagccttgagaaaaaggtgggaggatcctaactaacttgagagattctctcaaccaccaagactcattcaataactaactgagacttcaataactaactaagagttattccaactaactaagacttattccaactacagtcctaatcgaacacaacttgtagttgccttacatgtaattacaaaggtgcaagtaatgtgtaacttgcgttttacaaaaaatacttttacatgtaacttatcaaaacaaaattacaattaaagattacaaaagagggaaaattcaactaagtgttgaaaaacacttaagtcacattttgtgaagacacaaatcctcaAAATTTTTGGATGCTcgtttgtagttcctcgggattcggttcatgggtgttcttggcaacaaccatagtcttcacaatggTGTCGTGACACCGAAGGACTGtagaattgtttttatccaggatagattggatttcatgcagaaagacttggtgtttcatcaatgtctgaattgaagcggccgagaattgttcgctcctccattcattatgaatcctcatctgtaaatcagcaagaacttcttcttttggaatcagctctccatcctaacttactatgttgcaagaggccctttcacaatgtgagacaatatctcggaaaacttcaccccagaatctccttgcatcaccgatctcctcaatgagggatttaagaacaagggtcttgttttccaggagtacttcaaattccaagtacatgaccctggaagagatgatggcgtgctcttGTAGAAcgctcagctgttgttggggcatggtacgccagattgtcaaacttttttcaacactttccagattcttttttaAAGTGTTAGAAGTCTAATCCAGTTTCAcctcaatggtctccaacttagacattatctggaaaaaaaatttcattacctgtgcacatagatcgtgaagctgatcaacccaggaatccaatgcttgtaccttttgagcagccctttccactccacgaatcgattcttgggaaccagaagaacctatggagttactcccttcagcagcaggttttgtgattttataaatggctgccataagctgtcggttttcctcttctagcttgtctttcttcgctagaagctcatcacacctttgcaccaatgaggcaacagaaaactgagcatcatgtttaatgacctcatgcatctgttttcccaactctatccttgtaaccttataatcagcagctgacatttcatcaagtggcttatctgcaataggttccacaatttcagctaccttcatcttgttactgtcaacagttactcttgagatagtcttggccttcttagcaactttggatctggactgtttcagttgctgatagtcaaaggcatcaggtgagatttcttgcttcttcctcttcggggtgaaagaactaagccatggaggcaaagtcatcaactcccctccaatagcagttgtaggcaaaggagaagcggTTTCtatttgaatcaccgtggtcatcctggggggagtatctgtttggacagcgaccacggtttgctcagttaccaatgggcatgaagattgcctcatgaattcttcaaaaccaaaagtggaagtatcaatttttgataactggatgcaagtaggaatattctcaggaactttcaacacactctcttgttgatgatcaggagatggctcgtatgctgaaatgggaattgcattatgaggagattcatccacaagtaaatcaagaggagaaagaggcatctcaatggaaactagtggaatgatctcatgaggcaagtctga includes:
- the LOC131876747 gene encoding uncharacterized mitochondrial protein AtMg00810-like, which gives rise to MDCKPMSTPMETNLHKLKETAADSELADSTLYRQMIGSLMYLVNTRPNICYATNALGQFMCEPKQLHLVAAKHILRYLRGTIGLGLKYDNVDLNLHGYTNSDWARSVVDRKSTSRCCSSLGSAMISWCSQKRSSVA